The stretch of DNA GTAGCCGCTGCGACGCAGCTCGGCCTGAATCAACGTGAAGAGCTCGTCGTAGCGCGGTTCCACGACTTCGGCCAACGCCTGTCGTGAGAGTTCCCGCGGCGGGCGTTCTCCGACGCTCGGTACCTTGATGGTTTCGCCGGGGCCAGCCAGCTTTGCCAATGCGCAGGCATAGCGGATCTTGATTTCTTCGGCGTACTGAGTAGGCGTACGCAGCGCCATGGCGATGTCATTGGTGACCTGGTCGCCGGCGATCGGGATGACGGCGGTGTGCCGTATCGCACCTTCGGTAAAGATGCAGATATCGGTTGTCCCTCCACCGATATCCACCAGGCAAACCCCTAGCTCCTTCTCATCGTCGGTCAGCACCGCGTGGGCCGACGCGAGCTGTTCGAGAATGATGTCATCGACTTCCAGGCCACAACGACGCACACATTTTTCGATGTTCTGTGCAGCGTTGACCGCGCAGGTCACCACGTGGACCTTGGCTTCCAGGCGGACCCCTGACATGCCCAGCGGCTCACGGACGCCTTCCTGGTTATCGATCACATAGTCCTGCGGCAAGGTGTGCAGCACGCGCTGATCCGCAGGAATCGCCACCGCTTGGGCAGCGTCGAGAACACGTTCAAGGTCAGCGCTACTGACCTCTCGATCCCGAATGGCAACGATGCCGTGCGAGTTGAGGCTGCGGATATGGTTGCCAGCCAAGCCGACGAACGCCGAGTGAATGCGGCAACCAGCCATCAGCTGCGCCTCTTCAACGGCGCGCTGAATTGACTGAACGGTGGACTCGATATTGACCACCACCCCTTTCTTTAACCCGCGCGACGGGTGGGTGCCGATCCCTACAATTTCGAGTTCGCCGTCCGCCGTCACTTCGCCTACCAGCGCCACCACTTTGGAGGTACCGATATCCAGACCCACAATCATCTTGCCGCCTTGCACGCTAGACATGTGTTTCATTCCTCAATTCTTCGCAACGACGGATCTCCCGCCGCGGTCGGGCTCGGCTCGTGCCACGCAACGGCGAGGCCATTGGCGTAGCGAAGATCGATCCGCGCAATTCTTTCGCTCTCCTGCGCCAGCTCTTGCTGGTAAATGGCAGTGAAGCGCCGCATTTTTTCGATTATCTGATCTCTTCCCAGTAGCAGCTCGACGCCCTGCTTGGTCGTCGCAAACCAGCTGCCCCGTGCACGCAACTCCAAACGCGCGATTGAAAAACCCAAGGGCCGCAGCATCTGGCTCAGCATCTGGTATTGCTGCATGACCCGCTGCTGGGCCCGCTTCGGACCATATAACTGCGGCAAGTGTTCATACTGAGTGAGGTCATTGGGTGCGAAAGCCTGACCATTGTTGTTCAGCAGCGACTCGTCGCCCCAGCGGGCGATCGGCAACTGCTCGTCGAGACGCACCATGACCTCGTCTGGCCAGATCCGCCGTGCCTCGACGTGCGCTATCCATGGCATCTGTTCGAGATCACGTCGCAGCGCATCGAGATCGACTTTGAAGAAGCTGGCCTCGACGAAAGGCGCCATTCGCGCCTGTACCGCCTGCTGATCGACATAGGTCAGCTCACCCCGAACGCTGACTTGGGAGATCGGCCGGTCGGCATAGGGTGCGAGACGCTCGCCAAGCTCATAAAGTCCCACGGCAAGCGCCACCAGCATCACTGGCCAGAGGACTCGCTTGAGCGAGCTCAGGCTTGGGCGCGGCACGCGCGCAGACAATGGCTCACGCTGGACCAGACGGCTCGCGCCCCGCTGCACCGGCTTGCGCGAAGCGCGGCCGGTTCCGGGTTGAGAGTGACGCAGCGTCGTGATCATGATCAGTTCCCTGCCGCCATGCTGGCATCGAGAATCGCCAGTACCAGCTGCTGGAAATCCAGACCTGCAGCGCGCGCGGCCATCGGCACGAGACTGTGGTCCGTCATCCCCGGCACCGTATTGACTTCCAACAGCCAAAAGGCACCCGCGCTGTCCTGCATGACATCGACACGTGCCCAGCCCTTGATACCGACCGCGTCGCAAGCGCGAGCGGAAAGCTCTTTGAGTGCCTGCTCCGTCTCCGAATCCAGCCCGCAAGGGATGCGGTACTGGGTATCGTTGGCCAGGTACTTGGCGTCGTAATCGTAAAAGGTGTGAGGTGTACCCAAGCCAATCGGTGGCAACACCGCTCCGCGGAGCGTGGCGATGGTGAATTCAGGGCCCTGAATCCACTGCTCAACCAGGACTTGGGAGTCGTATGCGCTAGCAGCACGCCACGCGGCGATCAACTCGGCGATCCCGGCAACCTTCGCCATGCCGATACTCGATCCCTCGTGCGCCGGCTTGACGATCAATGGGAAACCCAGGCTCTCTGCCGCAGCGTGGCAATCCGCCTCGCTCGCCAACACGGCATGTCGTGGGGTGGGTAGACCGAGGCTTTGCCAGACCTGCTTGGTCCGCAACTTATCCATCGCCAGTGCCGAGGCAAGAATGCCGCTGCCGGTGTAGGGAATCCCTGCGCACTCGAGCAGACCCTGCATGCTGCCGTCTTCCCCGCCTCGACCGTGCAGCACGATGAACGCCCGGTCGATGCGCTCATTGCTCAGACGCACTAGCAGATCGTCGCCTACGTCAATGCCGAACGCGTCGACGCCGGCGGCCTGCAAGGCGGCGAGCACCGCAGCGCCGGACTTCAAAGACACTTCTCGCTCAGCGCTCTTGCCGCCGTAGAGCACGGCAACCCGGCCGAACGCCTGGGGTTCACGAGTCGATCGCAGGGCAGTCATTCGCTCTTCCTCGCGGCGCTTGCATCGCCAGCAAACAGGGCACTATTAATAAGTTGAGGGGCCAACCCGCCGATATCTCCCGCACCTTGGCAGAGCAGAATGTCGCCTGGGCGCAGAAGTGGTTTGACCAACGGGGCTAGCTCAATACCGCGCTCGATATAGATAGGGTCAAGCTGACCACGCTGACGAATGCTGTGGCACAGATGACGACTGTCGGCGCCCG from Pseudomonas sp. DNDY-54 encodes:
- a CDS encoding D-alanine--D-alanine ligase produces the protein MTALRSTREPQAFGRVAVLYGGKSAEREVSLKSGAAVLAALQAAGVDAFGIDVGDDLLVRLSNERIDRAFIVLHGRGGEDGSMQGLLECAGIPYTGSGILASALAMDKLRTKQVWQSLGLPTPRHAVLASEADCHAAAESLGFPLIVKPAHEGSSIGMAKVAGIAELIAAWRAASAYDSQVLVEQWIQGPEFTIATLRGAVLPPIGLGTPHTFYDYDAKYLANDTQYRIPCGLDSETEQALKELSARACDAVGIKGWARVDVMQDSAGAFWLLEVNTVPGMTDHSLVPMAARAAGLDFQQLVLAILDASMAAGN
- the ftsA gene encoding cell division protein FtsA; its protein translation is MSSVQGGKMIVGLDIGTSKVVALVGEVTADGELEIVGIGTHPSRGLKKGVVVNIESTVQSIQRAVEEAQLMAGCRIHSAFVGLAGNHIRSLNSHGIVAIRDREVSSADLERVLDAAQAVAIPADQRVLHTLPQDYVIDNQEGVREPLGMSGVRLEAKVHVVTCAVNAAQNIEKCVRRCGLEVDDIILEQLASAHAVLTDDEKELGVCLVDIGGGTTDICIFTEGAIRHTAVIPIAGDQVTNDIAMALRTPTQYAEEIKIRYACALAKLAGPGETIKVPSVGERPPRELSRQALAEVVEPRYDELFTLIQAELRRSGYEDLVPAGIVLTGGTSKMEGAVELAEEIFHMPVRLGVPHSVNGLKDVVRNPIYSTGVGLLLYGMRKQTDGASMSGLGSFAEEPKTSVVDRLKSWIQGNF
- a CDS encoding cell division protein FtsQ/DivIB, with the translated sequence MITTLRHSQPGTGRASRKPVQRGASRLVQREPLSARVPRPSLSSLKRVLWPVMLVALAVGLYELGERLAPYADRPISQVSVRGELTYVDQQAVQARMAPFVEASFFKVDLDALRRDLEQMPWIAHVEARRIWPDEVMVRLDEQLPIARWGDESLLNNNGQAFAPNDLTQYEHLPQLYGPKRAQQRVMQQYQMLSQMLRPLGFSIARLELRARGSWFATTKQGVELLLGRDQIIEKMRRFTAIYQQELAQESERIARIDLRYANGLAVAWHEPSPTAAGDPSLRRIEE